A portion of the candidate division TA06 bacterium genome contains these proteins:
- a CDS encoding 4Fe-4S binding protein, whose product MNLQGSNIDLYYFSGTGNTLLAAREMQKAFAEKGLQCTMHRIEASDPQKIDLSHTIGLAFPIAAFTTYPLVWDFVYKMPVTRGTKVFAMATMGGFSLCAMGPLKRVMKQKGYLPIGAKQVVMPSNLWYKNYDPAKIQKTISKGQRTARNFALDLAAGKSSWIRVPLVPDLLFPLFLSKKLWQGSPGYVKVNPDKCTKCAQCVEMCPVGAIQLNEELVISNACQWCMRCISYCPEKALYYGNDQYQRYKPVEITELTAKDETSNR is encoded by the coding sequence ATGAATTTGCAGGGATCAAACATTGATTTATATTATTTCTCCGGCACCGGCAACACCCTGCTGGCGGCCCGGGAGATGCAGAAAGCATTCGCCGAAAAGGGACTCCAGTGCACGATGCACCGGATCGAGGCCAGCGACCCGCAGAAGATCGACCTTTCCCACACCATCGGCCTGGCCTTTCCCATCGCGGCCTTCACCACCTATCCCCTGGTCTGGGATTTCGTTTATAAGATGCCGGTGACCAGGGGAACAAAGGTTTTTGCCATGGCTACCATGGGAGGTTTTTCCCTTTGCGCCATGGGGCCTCTGAAAAGAGTCATGAAACAAAAAGGCTATTTACCCATCGGAGCCAAACAGGTGGTGATGCCCAGCAACCTGTGGTACAAGAACTACGATCCGGCAAAGATTCAGAAAACAATCAGCAAGGGGCAAAGGACAGCCCGGAATTTTGCCCTTGATCTTGCGGCGGGGAAGTCAAGCTGGATAAGAGTTCCGCTGGTCCCGGACCTGCTGTTCCCCCTGTTCCTCAGCAAAAAGCTCTGGCAGGGCTCTCCGGGATACGTCAAGGTAAACCCCGACAAATGCACCAAGTGCGCCCAGTGCGTGGAAATGTGCCCGGTGGGGGCCATCCAGCTCAACGAGGAACTGGTGATCTCCAACGCCTGCCAGTGGTGCATGCGCTGCATTTCCTATTGCCCGGAGAAAGCTCTTTATTACGGCAATGACCAGTACCAACGCTACAAACCGGTCGAGATCACGGAACTGACAGCAAAAGATGAAACGTCAAACCGATAA
- a CDS encoding T9SS type A sorting domain-containing protein, with the protein MKQMSLIKTILVLLTAAAPALAQEPLELRAAQDRFKPMLGTVKLDSTHQYDVLKYRLAVDLPMTNDSLYGHQDILAIRKTTGDSLTLNCVRLEVDSVKLDGSHTGYSLSADTLFLTADFASVGVGQSFNLEVFYRGGNFSKNGVWSNGYYWFKQGVARGTSTDTLHTLGYTMSEPQDARAWMPCFDEPWDKADSGCSISITLPDSFAAASNGLLQDTLRSGDRLTWRWQEDSAIATYLMCFTASRYAMWSDTAHLASGRAVPLNYFIWPEDSALSRIVFATVPGITSLYDSLFHDYPFCKYGMAVVYPVYFGGMEHQTMTTISRSWLLGNVQKGVVHELAHMWYGDLVTCGTWPDIWLNEGFASYLEAVHYEWETDSLPGNYMNRWFWRALSGTANLYPIYNPPENLWFDYPLVYNKGAWVLHGLRWVMGDTAFFPMMRAYADSFANGNAITTDFQRIGEQHHSSSLQWFFDQWVYRAGHPIYSTAIYYKTQGDSNSAWVKLRQTSTTGELYKMPLALACSTSAGFDSVTVVWDSLTSQDFLVYDDQPVAGIKLDPDSWVLKEWNDSLPHLTGFLVPIKRDKGAIVPCWNRFTADTTIAGYNLYRSADSAGPFTRINAAIITDTVYFDGPLNNGDVFFYCITAVNGVDTCYETHFSNILSGMAEDGVEGTPGEGEPVTGLGLTQAAPNPFKQSTVINYQLTRPGLAAIKVYNVQGQLVKTLVNAVKPAGRHQAQWNGRDETGNRTSSGIYFARLEAEGRTITRTLQYVK; encoded by the coding sequence ATGAAACAGATGAGTTTGATCAAGACGATATTGGTCCTGTTGACAGCCGCTGCTCCGGCTCTGGCCCAAGAGCCCCTGGAGCTCCGGGCAGCCCAGGACCGCTTTAAGCCAATGCTTGGGACGGTCAAGTTAGACTCAACCCACCAGTATGATGTCCTTAAGTACCGGCTGGCGGTGGACCTGCCCATGACCAACGACTCTCTCTACGGGCATCAAGACATTCTGGCCATCCGGAAAACTACCGGCGACAGCCTGACCCTTAACTGCGTCCGCCTGGAGGTGGATTCGGTCAAGCTTGACGGCAGCCATACCGGATACAGTCTCAGCGCCGACACCCTGTTTTTGACGGCGGATTTTGCATCGGTTGGGGTGGGACAGAGTTTCAATCTGGAGGTATTCTACCGGGGCGGGAATTTCAGCAAGAACGGGGTTTGGTCCAACGGTTATTACTGGTTCAAACAGGGAGTGGCCCGGGGCACTTCAACCGACACCCTGCATACATTGGGCTACACCATGAGCGAACCCCAGGACGCCAGGGCCTGGATGCCATGCTTTGACGAGCCCTGGGATAAGGCCGATTCCGGCTGCAGCATCTCCATCACTCTACCGGACTCCTTTGCCGCGGCTTCCAACGGCCTGCTGCAGGACACTCTGCGCAGCGGCGACCGGCTGACCTGGCGCTGGCAGGAGGATTCTGCCATCGCCACCTACCTTATGTGCTTTACCGCCTCGCGCTATGCCATGTGGTCCGATACCGCCCACCTGGCCTCGGGCCGGGCCGTTCCGTTGAACTATTTCATCTGGCCCGAGGATTCGGCCCTGTCGCGCATCGTCTTTGCCACGGTCCCCGGAATCACCAGTCTTTACGACTCGCTTTTCCACGATTATCCCTTCTGCAAGTACGGGATGGCAGTGGTCTATCCGGTCTATTTCGGAGGGATGGAACATCAGACCATGACCACCATCAGCCGTTCCTGGCTGCTGGGCAACGTGCAGAAGGGGGTGGTCCACGAACTGGCCCACATGTGGTACGGGGATCTGGTGACCTGCGGCACCTGGCCCGACATCTGGCTGAACGAGGGCTTTGCCAGCTACCTGGAGGCCGTACATTACGAATGGGAGACGGACAGCCTGCCGGGAAATTACATGAACCGGTGGTTCTGGAGAGCGCTGAGCGGTACCGCCAATCTCTATCCCATCTACAATCCGCCGGAAAACCTTTGGTTTGACTATCCCCTGGTTTATAACAAGGGTGCCTGGGTGCTTCACGGGTTGCGCTGGGTGATGGGCGATACGGCTTTCTTTCCCATGATGCGGGCATATGCGGACAGTTTTGCCAACGGCAACGCGATCACCACCGACTTCCAAAGAATAGGTGAACAGCATCACAGCTCATCGCTGCAATGGTTCTTTGACCAGTGGGTCTACCGGGCCGGGCACCCCATCTACTCCACGGCGATCTACTACAAGACCCAAGGCGACAGCAATTCGGCCTGGGTAAAACTGAGGCAGACCTCTACCACCGGAGAACTTTACAAGATGCCGCTGGCCCTGGCCTGCAGCACCTCCGCAGGCTTTGACAGCGTGACCGTGGTTTGGGACAGTCTGACCTCACAGGATTTTTTGGTTTACGATGACCAGCCGGTAGCCGGGATCAAGCTGGACCCGGACAGCTGGGTGCTTAAGGAGTGGAACGATTCCCTGCCGCATTTAACCGGATTTCTTGTGCCGATAAAAAGGGACAAGGGCGCTATCGTGCCTTGTTGGAACCGTTTTACGGCCGATACAACCATAGCGGGGTACAACCTTTATCGCAGTGCCGATTCAGCTGGACCATTTACAAGGATCAACGCCGCGATCATTACTGACACTGTCTATTTCGATGGTCCCCTCAATAATGGGGATGTATTTTTCTACTGCATTACGGCGGTCAATGGAGTTGATACTTGTTATGAAACACATTTTTCAAATATACTTTCTGGAATGGCCGAGGACGGGGTGGAGGGAACACCTGGCGAAGGCGAACCAGTAACGGGCCTTGGGCTGACCCAGGCTGCGCCTAATCCCTTTAAACAGTCAACGGTGATCAATTATCAATTGACAAGACCGGGGCTGGCAGCCATCAAGGTTTACAATGTCCAGGGACAGCTGGTGAAGACTCTAGTTAACGCCGTGAAACCAGCGGGCCGGCACCAGGCGCAGTGGAACGGCCGGGATGAAACCGGGAATAGAACTTCCAGCGGGATATATTTCGCCAGGCTGGAGGCAGAGGGCAGAACCATCACCCGGACCCTGCAGTACGTAAAGTAA
- a CDS encoding DMT family transporter, protein MKKSSPLVYIYTLSAMLFWGLSYVWVKIAYEYYQPLTVVFLRLALSTVFLWIIARFMTPGESIKKGDKRYFMLLAFFEPFCYFLAESFGLKYVSAAVGSIIIATIPVFTPLAVYFMLREKVGWGTLAGLAVSFLGVGLIVFNQGFGIEVSAKGVLLMFLAVFSGVLYGLLLKKVSHKYSALTVVKYQNIIGLFLFLPLFLFFDWGHFSGVAPDLRVISVLALLAVFPSSLAFVFITIGVRNIGISRVNLFTNFIPVSTAVFSYFLLGERFNVLKLTGMTVVIAGLLLSELTSRQKETGEIITRFDG, encoded by the coding sequence ATGAAAAAATCCTCACCCCTGGTCTACATATACACTCTCAGCGCCATGCTCTTCTGGGGCCTGTCGTATGTCTGGGTCAAGATAGCCTACGAATACTACCAGCCGCTGACGGTCGTTTTCTTAAGGCTGGCGTTGTCCACGGTTTTTCTATGGATCATCGCCCGGTTCATGACACCGGGCGAAAGCATCAAGAAAGGCGACAAGCGGTATTTTATGCTGCTGGCCTTCTTTGAGCCGTTCTGCTATTTTCTGGCCGAAAGCTTCGGGCTTAAATACGTCTCCGCCGCCGTGGGCTCCATCATCATCGCCACCATTCCGGTCTTTACGCCGCTGGCGGTTTATTTTATGCTGCGGGAAAAAGTGGGCTGGGGCACCCTGGCCGGGCTGGCGGTCTCGTTCCTGGGGGTGGGGCTGATCGTGTTCAACCAGGGCTTCGGGATAGAGGTCTCGGCCAAAGGCGTGCTGCTGATGTTCCTGGCTGTCTTCTCCGGCGTGCTCTATGGCCTGCTGTTGAAGAAGGTCTCCCATAAATACTCGGCCCTGACGGTGGTCAAATACCAGAACATCATCGGGCTGTTTTTGTTCCTGCCGCTGTTCCTGTTCTTCGACTGGGGGCATTTCAGCGGCGTTGCTCCGGACCTCCGGGTGATCTCGGTCCTGGCCCTGCTGGCGGTATTCCCCTCCAGCCTGGCCTTCGTCTTCATCACCATCGGGGTCAGAAACATCGGGATATCACGGGTCAATCTGTTCACCAACTTCATCCCGGTCTCCACCGCGGTCTTTTCCTACTTTCTTCTGGGAGAAAGGTTCAATGTATTAAAACTAACCGGAATGACTGTGGTCATTGCCGGGCTGTTACTTTCAGAGTTAACTTCACGGCAAAAAGAAACCGGAGAAATAATCACACGATTTGACGGCTAA
- a CDS encoding endonuclease MutS2 — MNQHSLNILEFNFVRNALAQKAATPYGREEAMALMPLADPEAVVKMQDETGEARKFLEAGFGLDFYELQDIRPQLEALKAEGVVMDSLVLLHLSRHLYVARQVRSSLGLRTEEYPLLASQALGLIAFKDLEDRIVKAIEPDGRVADKASTELYHIRREQETVRQRIHSKLEDIMGQEAADIQETLITIREGRYVIPVKADSKNKLKGIVHDSSASGATVYMEPLATIEMNNRMRQLFSAEKQEVERILRQFSVEVSENLDAMENNLVLVAHFDLVFARAKLALAWKCVRAIFPGGQYLKLIEARHPALKDPVPLNLELGDGRTTMVITGPNTGGKTVVLKTVGLLALMNQSGLQIPARDGSALPLFGQVFADIGDEQSISQSLSTFSSHISQIKGVLENSTARSLVLLDEIGAGTEPAEGAALAMTILLQLTNKGCLTLSTTHYGALKAFVQQNVQMLNAAMEFDREKLQPTYRLMMGVPGASYGIEIASRLGLSPEVIKDARSRIDSKSVQLEELITFLEQVKRQAEQKELKAMDDMEQAQSLKDEYQSRLEGLQEELKVMKLKAAEESRSIITQARSAAEQAVAVIKAEQAGKQSIIKAREMLKAAEALLPPEERPQAYARQDPGHVFKKGEKVYLTDLKKEGLVTDLLDSGKKLKVRVGNVQMTVPRQNAVAGSSQKAPEQKPSPTVSADNVSGFAPELHLLGMRADESIEAVERYIDDAVYYGITNIRIVHGKGEGVLRKVVREILTKHPQVKAFRLGAWNEGQDGVTVVELK, encoded by the coding sequence ATGAATCAGCATTCACTAAATATTCTTGAATTCAATTTTGTTCGTAATGCTTTAGCTCAGAAGGCTGCCACCCCCTACGGCCGGGAGGAGGCCATGGCGCTGATGCCGCTGGCCGATCCCGAGGCCGTGGTCAAAATGCAGGACGAGACGGGCGAGGCTAGGAAGTTTTTGGAGGCCGGATTCGGCCTGGACTTCTACGAACTGCAGGACATCCGTCCTCAGCTGGAGGCCCTTAAGGCCGAGGGTGTGGTGATGGACTCTCTGGTCCTGCTGCACCTGTCCCGCCATCTGTACGTGGCCCGGCAGGTCCGCTCATCGCTGGGGCTGCGCACCGAGGAGTATCCCCTGCTGGCATCGCAGGCCTTGGGCCTGATCGCTTTCAAGGACCTGGAGGACCGGATAGTCAAGGCCATAGAGCCGGACGGCCGGGTGGCCGACAAGGCCAGCACCGAGCTGTACCACATCCGGCGGGAGCAGGAGACGGTGCGCCAGCGCATCCACTCCAAGCTGGAGGACATCATGGGCCAGGAGGCGGCCGACATCCAGGAGACGCTGATCACCATCCGGGAGGGGCGCTATGTGATCCCGGTCAAGGCCGATTCCAAGAACAAGCTGAAAGGCATAGTCCACGACAGCTCGGCCTCCGGGGCCACGGTCTACATGGAGCCTTTGGCCACCATCGAGATGAACAACCGGATGCGCCAGCTGTTCTCGGCCGAAAAGCAGGAGGTGGAGCGGATCCTGCGCCAGTTCTCGGTGGAGGTCTCCGAAAACCTTGACGCCATGGAGAACAACCTGGTGCTCGTCGCCCACTTTGACCTGGTGTTCGCCCGGGCCAAACTGGCCCTGGCCTGGAAGTGCGTGAGGGCCATATTCCCGGGCGGCCAGTACCTGAAGCTGATAGAGGCCCGGCACCCGGCGCTTAAGGATCCGGTGCCGCTGAACCTGGAGCTGGGGGACGGCCGGACCACCATGGTCATCACCGGGCCCAACACCGGCGGCAAGACCGTAGTGCTCAAGACCGTGGGCCTATTGGCCCTGATGAACCAGTCAGGCCTGCAGATCCCGGCCCGGGACGGCAGCGCCCTGCCTTTGTTCGGCCAGGTGTTCGCCGACATCGGCGACGAACAGTCCATCTCCCAGTCGCTGTCCACCTTCTCCTCGCACATCTCGCAGATCAAGGGGGTGCTGGAGAATTCCACCGCCCGGTCGCTGGTGCTGCTGGACGAGATCGGGGCCGGCACCGAGCCGGCCGAGGGCGCGGCCCTGGCCATGACCATTCTTCTGCAGCTGACCAACAAGGGCTGCCTGACCCTTTCCACCACCCATTACGGGGCGCTGAAGGCCTTCGTCCAGCAGAATGTCCAGATGCTGAACGCGGCCATGGAATTTGACCGGGAAAAACTGCAGCCCACCTACCGCCTGATGATGGGCGTGCCCGGGGCCAGCTACGGGATAGAGATCGCCTCGCGGCTGGGGCTTTCGCCCGAGGTCATAAAAGACGCCCGTTCCCGGATAGACTCCAAGTCGGTCCAGCTGGAGGAGCTGATCACCTTTTTGGAACAGGTCAAGCGCCAGGCCGAGCAAAAGGAGCTGAAGGCCATGGACGACATGGAGCAGGCCCAAAGCCTGAAGGATGAATACCAGTCCCGGCTGGAAGGTTTGCAGGAAGAACTGAAGGTCATGAAGCTGAAGGCGGCCGAGGAATCCCGGAGCATCATCACCCAGGCCCGCAGCGCGGCCGAGCAGGCGGTGGCCGTGATCAAGGCCGAACAGGCCGGCAAACAGAGCATCATCAAGGCCAGGGAGATGCTGAAAGCGGCCGAAGCCCTGCTGCCCCCGGAGGAGCGGCCCCAAGCCTACGCCAGGCAGGACCCCGGCCACGTCTTTAAAAAGGGGGAGAAGGTCTACCTGACCGACCTTAAAAAAGAGGGGCTGGTCACCGACCTGTTGGATTCCGGCAAAAAGCTTAAGGTCCGGGTGGGCAACGTGCAGATGACCGTGCCCCGGCAGAATGCGGTGGCCGGTTCTTCCCAGAAGGCCCCGGAGCAGAAACCAAGCCCCACCGTCAGCGCCGACAACGTCTCCGGGTTCGCCCCGGAGCTGCACCTTCTGGGGATGCGGGCCGATGAATCCATAGAGGCGGTGGAGCGCTACATCGACGACGCGGTCTATTACGGGATCACCAATATCCGGATCGTCCACGGCAAGGGGGAAGGGGTGCTGCGCAAGGTGGTCCGGGAGATCCTGACCAAGCATCCCCAGGTGAAGGCCTTCCGGCTGGGCGCCTGGAACGAGGGCCAGGACGGGGTGACGGTGGTGGAGCTCAAATAG
- a CDS encoding DUF1846 domain-containing protein: MKNGFDNEKYLQLQAEAIRERVAKFGGKLYLEFGGKLIYDYHAARVLPGFHPNVKMQLLQQLKDQADILLCIYAGDIERRKIRADFGITYDVDAMKLVDDLKANGLSVKAVIITRFENQPAAVIFKNKLQHRGLTVYTHGYTKGYPTDVDTVVSDLGYGANEYAATDKPLVVVTGPGPGSGKLATCLSQMYHDHRHGLKSGYAKFETFPIWNIPLKHPVNVAYEAATADIRDYNMIDPFHLEAYGKTAVNYNRDVEVFPVLRRILVKIMDDPMYKSPTDMGVNCAGFGIVDDQAVQEASRQEILRRYFRYRCEHVMGFVDKETIQRVELLMNDLGIKPEDRPVVEPARRASAEGQDCGKGNEGIFCGTAIQLPDGTIIAGKNSPQMHAASSLVLNAVKKLAGIPDQIHLISPAIIESIANLDRNILKERTVSLDLEETLIALAVSAMTNPTAQLAMEQLKQLQGCEVHSTHIPTPGDEEGLRKLGVNLTSDPNFSSHSLFVV; the protein is encoded by the coding sequence ATGAAGAACGGTTTTGACAACGAGAAATACCTGCAGCTGCAGGCCGAGGCCATCCGGGAGCGGGTGGCCAAGTTCGGGGGCAAGCTGTACCTGGAGTTCGGGGGCAAGCTGATCTATGACTACCACGCGGCCCGGGTGCTGCCCGGTTTCCATCCCAACGTCAAGATGCAGCTGCTGCAGCAGCTGAAGGACCAAGCCGACATCCTGCTCTGCATCTACGCCGGGGACATCGAGCGCCGCAAGATCCGGGCGGACTTCGGCATCACCTACGACGTGGACGCCATGAAACTGGTCGACGACCTTAAGGCCAACGGCCTCTCAGTAAAAGCGGTGATCATCACCCGGTTCGAGAACCAGCCGGCGGCGGTGATCTTCAAGAATAAGCTCCAGCACCGGGGCCTGACGGTCTACACCCACGGCTACACCAAGGGCTATCCCACCGATGTCGACACCGTGGTCAGCGACCTGGGGTACGGAGCCAACGAATACGCGGCCACCGACAAACCGCTGGTGGTGGTGACCGGGCCGGGGCCGGGCAGCGGCAAGCTGGCCACCTGCCTGTCCCAGATGTACCACGACCACCGGCACGGCCTGAAATCCGGCTACGCCAAGTTCGAGACCTTTCCCATCTGGAACATTCCGCTTAAGCACCCGGTGAACGTGGCCTACGAGGCGGCCACCGCCGACATCCGGGACTACAACATGATCGACCCCTTCCATCTTGAAGCCTACGGCAAGACGGCCGTCAACTATAACCGGGACGTGGAGGTGTTTCCGGTGCTGCGCCGGATCCTGGTGAAGATCATGGACGACCCGATGTACAAGTCCCCCACCGACATGGGGGTCAACTGCGCCGGGTTCGGCATCGTGGACGACCAGGCGGTGCAGGAGGCCTCCCGGCAGGAAATACTCAGGCGCTACTTCCGCTACCGCTGCGAGCACGTGATGGGCTTCGTTGATAAGGAGACCATCCAGCGGGTGGAACTGCTGATGAACGACCTGGGGATCAAGCCGGAGGACCGGCCGGTGGTGGAGCCGGCCCGCCGGGCTTCGGCCGAGGGCCAGGACTGCGGCAAGGGAAACGAGGGGATCTTCTGCGGCACCGCCATCCAGCTGCCGGACGGGACCATCATCGCCGGAAAGAATTCGCCCCAGATGCACGCCGCCTCCAGCCTGGTGCTGAACGCGGTCAAGAAGCTGGCCGGGATCCCGGACCAGATACACCTGATCTCGCCGGCTATCATTGAATCCATCGCCAACCTGGACCGCAACATCCTGAAAGAGCGGACGGTCAGCCTGGACCTGGAGGAGACCCTGATAGCCCTGGCGGTCAGCGCCATGACCAACCCCACCGCCCAGCTGGCCATGGAGCAGCTGAAGCAGCTGCAGGGCTGCGAGGTGCACAGCACCCACATCCCCACCCCCGGCGACGAGGAGGGGCTGCGCAAGCTGGGGGTCAACCTGACCAGCGACCCGAATTTCTCCAGCCACAGTTTGTTCGTGGTCTGA
- a CDS encoding pathogenicity locus: MKRQTDNFKGLQVIPGVGRSIEEDLRRLGIKKVSCLKGRDPEKLYARYCAMEGCPVDRCLLYVFRCAVYYASHDRHDPELLKWWNWADLKLKTKHKK; this comes from the coding sequence ATGAAACGTCAAACCGATAACTTCAAGGGTCTGCAGGTGATCCCTGGAGTGGGCAGAAGCATCGAAGAAGACCTGAGAAGGCTGGGGATCAAGAAGGTCTCCTGCCTTAAGGGCCGGGACCCGGAGAAGCTCTACGCCAGATACTGCGCCATGGAGGGGTGCCCGGTGGATCGATGTCTGCTGTATGTCTTCCGTTGCGCGGTGTATTATGCTTCGCATGACAGGCACGACCCGGAACTTCTGAAGTGGTGGAACTGGGCTGACTTAAAACTAAAAACAAAACACAAAAAATAA
- a CDS encoding CDP-alcohol phosphatidyltransferase family protein has product MANLVTLFRLILLFGLVVMAYQTRYPWLQLANMPLLVIVIALDAVDGVVARMFKESSLFGAIFDIMVDRVTENVLWIVLADLRYIPVWVAIVFITRSLIVDSIRSHGIQQGKTPFGQIVSRSGQFLVGSRFMRGFYGALKVVTFGWIFLLQPWPVLMPGFWANNSGYFNLVTAILIYLTVAVCILRSIPVITEFVAVHRVFSYIKLPRKKAG; this is encoded by the coding sequence ATGGCCAATCTCGTCACATTATTCCGCCTGATCCTCCTCTTCGGGCTGGTGGTGATGGCCTACCAGACCCGCTACCCCTGGCTGCAATTGGCCAACATGCCGCTGCTGGTGATAGTCATCGCGCTGGATGCGGTGGACGGGGTGGTGGCCCGGATGTTCAAGGAATCCTCGCTGTTCGGAGCCATCTTCGACATCATGGTGGACCGGGTGACCGAGAACGTACTGTGGATAGTGCTGGCCGACTTACGCTACATCCCGGTATGGGTGGCCATCGTGTTCATCACCCGCAGTCTGATCGTGGACTCCATCCGCTCCCACGGCATCCAGCAAGGCAAGACACCGTTTGGGCAGATCGTTTCCAGGTCGGGACAGTTTCTGGTGGGCAGCCGGTTCATGCGGGGATTTTACGGCGCGCTGAAAGTGGTCACCTTCGGTTGGATCTTCCTGCTGCAGCCCTGGCCGGTGCTGATGCCTGGCTTCTGGGCCAATAACTCAGGATACTTCAATCTTGTCACTGCGATCCTGATCTACCTGACCGTGGCCGTCTGTATCCTGCGGAGCATCCCGGTGATAACCGAGTTCGTGGCGGTGCACAGGGTCTTTTCCTACATCAAGCTTCCCCGCAAAAAGGCCGGATGA
- a CDS encoding CvpA family protein codes for MNWIDIIILVLLGLAVGMGFKKGLVQEIVGIVALIVSFFLALKLHSAATGGLVKLFPKVPAHLAPTIGFAVMFLAAFGAITLAGWLLSKLIKATPLDLADKLGGMVIGLLKGAVVISILLLLLTFLPLPKDVTHKLDRSGMIRSMRKVAPWVYEKTKGLWPKAQELYKEFEKTPEPKKVEELKTI; via the coding sequence ATGAACTGGATAGATATCATCATTTTGGTCCTGCTGGGGCTGGCGGTGGGAATGGGCTTCAAGAAGGGCCTGGTACAGGAGATCGTGGGCATCGTAGCCCTGATCGTCTCGTTCTTCCTGGCTTTAAAGCTGCATTCGGCCGCGACCGGCGGGCTGGTCAAGCTGTTCCCCAAGGTGCCGGCGCACTTGGCGCCCACCATCGGGTTCGCGGTGATGTTCCTGGCGGCCTTCGGGGCCATTACCCTGGCCGGGTGGCTGCTGTCCAAGCTGATCAAGGCCACGCCGCTGGACCTGGCCGACAAGCTGGGCGGGATGGTGATCGGCCTGCTTAAGGGCGCGGTGGTGATCTCCATCCTTCTTCTTCTTTTGACCTTCCTGCCATTGCCCAAGGACGTCACCCACAAATTGGACCGCTCCGGGATGATCCGTTCCATGCGCAAGGTGGCGCCGTGGGTGTACGAGAAGACTAAAGGACTGTGGCCCAAGGCCCAGGAGCTGTACAAGGAATTTGAGAAGACGCCGGAGCCCAAGAAGGTGGAGGAACTGAAGACGATCTGA
- a CDS encoding HAD-IB family phosphatase, producing MMPIVFIDIDGTIVRGTSCEKLFIPYLLGKRKLGLKQYFHFVRFALRHFPKYGFKVYKRDKAYLAGLPTLETGQLALEFIDKILPGRFNRDLLTELERRKAAGDELVLLSGAPEFLAEPLGRKLGIDNVIACRVPSLDGRFTSGDPEQHPYGPSKLSLALEHCRKRGVPIEQTAAYADKFSDLPLLEQVGTAVAVNPDNRLLKTAKRKGWRIIK from the coding sequence ATGATGCCGATAGTCTTCATAGACATCGACGGCACCATTGTCAGAGGTACCAGTTGCGAAAAACTGTTCATCCCGTATCTGCTGGGAAAACGAAAACTGGGCCTTAAGCAGTACTTCCACTTTGTCCGGTTTGCCCTGCGCCATTTCCCGAAATACGGCTTCAAGGTCTACAAGCGGGACAAGGCCTATCTGGCCGGCTTGCCGACGCTGGAGACCGGGCAGCTGGCGCTGGAGTTCATAGACAAAATATTGCCGGGGCGCTTCAACCGGGACCTTCTGACAGAACTGGAGCGCCGGAAGGCCGCCGGGGACGAGCTGGTGCTGCTTTCGGGAGCGCCCGAATTCCTGGCCGAGCCGCTGGGCAGGAAACTTGGGATCGACAATGTCATCGCCTGCAGGGTCCCTTCGCTCGACGGCCGCTTTACCAGCGGGGATCCGGAACAGCATCCCTACGGGCCTAGCAAACTGTCATTAGCCCTGGAACATTGCCGTAAGCGGGGAGTTCCAATAGAACAGACAGCCGCCTACGCCGACAAATTCAGCGACCTGCCATTGCTGGAACAGGTGGGAACGGCGGTGGCGGTCAATCCAGACAATAGATTGTTAAAAACAGCGAAAAGGAAAGGTTGGAGGATAATCAAATGA
- a CDS encoding 16S rRNA (uracil(1498)-N(3))-methyltransferase, whose product MSEYFYAPPENVSERQVIITGEEARHIAKVLRHKKGDLLTIVDGQGGEYMCSIATATEHTVTANIVNKLRKSHEPIARVTLAQAVPKGQRMDFAIEKGTELGLFAIIPLITRNSVARPGEADRLLPPLQDEEGPGHKSARWQRIATAAMKQSLRSVLPQIAQPEDLKDLMQRHKEFELILLADEGQQKISVASVFKGLAKMPRTVLCLAGPEGGFTPEERELAMKSNAHIVTLGPRRLRAETAGIVLSTLILAQLGELGE is encoded by the coding sequence ATGTCAGAATACTTTTACGCTCCGCCGGAGAATGTATCCGAGCGGCAGGTTATCATCACCGGCGAGGAGGCCCGGCACATCGCCAAGGTGCTGAGGCACAAGAAGGGCGACCTGCTGACCATCGTGGACGGACAGGGCGGCGAGTACATGTGCTCCATCGCCACCGCCACCGAGCACACGGTGACGGCCAACATCGTCAACAAGCTGCGCAAGTCGCACGAGCCCATCGCCCGGGTCACTTTGGCCCAGGCGGTGCCCAAGGGCCAGCGTATGGATTTCGCCATTGAGAAAGGGACCGAGCTGGGCCTGTTCGCAATCATCCCGCTGATCACCAGGAACTCGGTGGCCCGGCCCGGCGAGGCTGACCGGCTGCTGCCTCCTTTGCAGGACGAGGAAGGCCCAGGCCACAAGAGCGCCCGCTGGCAAAGGATCGCCACCGCCGCCATGAAGCAGTCCCTGCGCTCGGTGCTGCCCCAGATCGCCCAGCCCGAGGATCTCAAGGACCTGATGCAGAGGCATAAGGAGTTCGAGCTGATCCTTTTGGCCGACGAGGGCCAGCAGAAAATATCGGTGGCTTCGGTGTTCAAGGGGCTGGCTAAAATGCCCCGGACCGTCTTATGCCTGGCCGGGCCCGAAGGCGGATTCACGCCAGAAGAACGGGAGCTGGCCATGAAAAGCAATGCCCACATAGTCACTTTGGGTCCGCGGCGCCTGAGGGCCGAGACCGCCGGGATCGTACTGAGCACTTTGATCCTGGCCCAACTGGGCGAACTGGGGGAATGA